One Cucurbita pepo subsp. pepo cultivar mu-cu-16 chromosome LG09, ASM280686v2, whole genome shotgun sequence DNA window includes the following coding sequences:
- the LOC111802167 gene encoding transcription factor bHLH168-like, protein MAKPGIDGGASFKLDRKTVEKNRRIHMKSLCSKLFNLVPSSHYKISKDLLSQQTQISYVIAYINELKERVESLEKKKEALQLQIHSQLPTSSDSTFPIVEVRELCSGIVHVTLISSVDRNVMLNEIIGVVEEEGGEVVSASFSTLGDKVFHSLHIEAKIPRVGIETSRVEKRLKHLIIEAREDGRDK, encoded by the exons ATGGCGAAGCCCGGCATCGATGGCGGAGCTTCGTTCAAACTCGATCGTAAAACCGTCGAGAAAAACCGAAGAATTCATATGAAATCGCTGTGTTCTAAGCTCTTTAATCTTGTTCCTTCCTCCCATTACAAAATTTCTAAG GATTTGCTATCCCAACAGACCCAAATCTCATACGTGATTGCTTACATAAACGAGCTGAAAGAAAGAGTGGAGAGTttggagaaaaagaaggaagctTTACAATTACAAATTCATTCTCAATTGCCAACTTCTAGTGATTCTACATTTCCTATAGTTGAGGTGAGAGAATTGTGTAGCGGGATCGTTCACGTAACGTTGATTAGCAGTGTCGATCGAAACGTCATGCTTAATGAAATCATTGGCGTCGTTGAAGAGGAAGGTGGTGAAGTTGTGAGTGCTAGCTTCTCCACGCTCGGTGATAAGGTCTTTCATTCCCTCCATATCGAA GCTAAAATTCCTAGGGTTGGAATAGAGACGTCGAGAGTAGAAAAAAGATTGAAGCATTTGATAATCGAAGCTCGAGAAGATGGACGAGATAAGTAA